One window of Solwaraspora sp. WMMA2056 genomic DNA carries:
- a CDS encoding transglutaminase family protein — MSVDSWRLKVEHRTGFSYAGKVGSSYNEARMSPRNEARQAVLEARVEVFPPARTYRYEDYWGTVVTAFDVHSPHETLEVTATSVVETLPPGDLLDERAGADWDELARPDRVDQWHEFLLPTPRTALDDELTGLAESVRADQTTPHAVALAICERVRSEVEYATGSTGVQTDAVHAWRQRKGVCQDISHLVVGLLRVVGVPARYVSGYLHPSRDAAIGDRVVGQSHAWVEWWAGRWTAFDPTNGIPVGERHVVVGRGREYGDVPPLKGVYAGPANTGQGVEVAITRLR, encoded by the coding sequence GTGAGCGTGGATTCGTGGCGGCTCAAGGTGGAGCACCGGACCGGCTTCAGCTACGCCGGCAAGGTCGGGTCGTCGTACAACGAGGCCCGGATGTCGCCGCGTAACGAGGCCCGTCAGGCGGTGCTGGAGGCGCGGGTCGAGGTGTTCCCGCCGGCGCGGACCTACCGGTACGAGGACTACTGGGGGACGGTGGTCACCGCCTTCGACGTACACAGTCCACACGAGACGCTGGAGGTGACGGCGACCTCGGTCGTGGAGACCCTGCCCCCGGGTGACCTGCTCGACGAGCGGGCCGGCGCCGACTGGGACGAGCTGGCCCGCCCGGACCGCGTCGACCAGTGGCACGAGTTCCTGCTGCCGACGCCGCGCACCGCGCTCGACGACGAACTGACCGGGCTGGCCGAGTCGGTGCGCGCCGACCAGACCACCCCGCACGCGGTGGCGCTGGCGATCTGCGAGCGGGTGCGCTCCGAGGTCGAGTACGCCACCGGTTCGACCGGGGTGCAGACCGACGCCGTGCACGCCTGGCGGCAACGCAAAGGTGTCTGCCAGGACATCAGCCACCTGGTGGTCGGCCTGCTGCGGGTGGTGGGCGTGCCGGCCCGGTACGTCTCCGGCTACCTGCACCCCAGCCGGGACGCGGCGATCGGGGACCGGGTGGTCGGGCAGAGCCACGCCTGGGTGGAGTGGTGGGCCGGCCGGTGGACGGCGTTCGACCCGACCAACGGGATCCCGGTCGGCGAGCGGCACGTCGTGGTCGGCCGGGGCCGGGAGTACGGCGACGTGCCGCCGCTGAAGGGGGTCTACGCCGGGCCGGCGAACACCGGCCAGGGCGTCGAGGTGGCGATCACCCGGCTGCGCTGA
- a CDS encoding alpha-E domain-containing protein, whose translation MLSRIAESLYWIGRYVERAEDTARILDVHLHRIISDPWVAEETACRSLLGVMGVDVDDQPCSSSRVVGLLGLDERNASSVVGSLAAARENARGARETISSEMWECLNATWHGLPDARRRVEQQGVHAFFRWVRERCALMAGLTDATMSRDEGWLFLVLGRSIERVDMTARLLSTHVRAGGSIPSWLTLLRSCGAWETFLRTYRGSLDDRYAAEFLLLDRLFPRSVFAALTAAGSCLAELEPAAGSGSGPGVAGRAGVMTDAQRILGRARTNLEFRGADELLADLGTVLDSLERTCSHLNDAVSRRYFRQTSAVLWLPEAVA comes from the coding sequence ATGCTGAGCCGGATCGCCGAGTCGCTCTACTGGATCGGCCGGTACGTCGAACGGGCCGAGGACACCGCCCGGATCCTCGACGTGCACCTGCACCGGATCATCTCCGACCCGTGGGTGGCCGAGGAGACCGCGTGCCGGTCGCTGCTCGGGGTGATGGGGGTCGACGTCGACGACCAGCCGTGCTCCTCCTCGCGGGTGGTCGGCCTACTCGGGCTCGACGAGCGCAACGCCAGTTCGGTGGTGGGCTCGCTGGCCGCCGCGCGGGAGAACGCCCGGGGTGCCCGGGAGACCATCTCGTCGGAGATGTGGGAGTGCCTCAACGCCACCTGGCACGGGCTGCCGGACGCCCGCCGCCGGGTCGAGCAGCAGGGGGTGCACGCCTTCTTCCGCTGGGTACGGGAGCGGTGCGCCCTGATGGCCGGGCTCACCGACGCGACGATGAGCCGCGACGAGGGCTGGCTGTTCCTGGTGCTCGGGCGCAGCATCGAACGGGTCGACATGACCGCCCGGCTGCTGTCCACGCACGTACGGGCCGGCGGCAGCATTCCGTCCTGGTTGACGCTGCTGCGTTCGTGCGGCGCATGGGAGACGTTCCTGCGCACCTACCGGGGTTCGCTCGACGACCGGTACGCCGCCGAGTTCCTGCTGCTGGACCGGCTGTTCCCCCGGTCGGTGTTCGCCGCGTTGACCGCCGCCGGGTCCTGTCTGGCGGAGCTGGAGCCGGCTGCGGGGTCGGGGTCGGGACCGGGGGTGGCCGGTCGGGCCGGGGTGATGACCGACGCGCAGCGGATCCTCGGGCGGGCCCGCACCAACCTGGAGTTCCGGGGTGCCGACGAGCTGCTCGCCGACCTGGGTACGGTGCTGGACAGCCTGGAACGGACCTGTTCGCACCTCAACGACGCGGTGTCCCGGCGCTACTTCCGGCAGACCTCGGCGGTGCTCTGGCTCCCGGAGGCGGTGGCGTGA
- a CDS encoding circularly permuted type 2 ATP-grasp protein gives MADLFEDYHLGPGWDEMFGEPGMPRDTYEALHATLQPLSSAELGVRADVLARAFLDQGITFALKGVERPFPLDIVPRIIAADQWRTVSAGVAQRVRALEAFLADIYGPARVLVDGIVPRRLVVTSAHFHREAAGIVPHNGVRIHVAGVDLIRDEQGTFRVLEDNVRVPSGVSYVMENRRAMAHVLPEVFASTRIQPVESYPAQLLRALRAAAPVGVADPTVVVLTPGVHNSAYFEHALLAREMGVELVEGRDLVCVGNEVAMRTTGGEHRVDVIYRRIDDDFLDPVHFRADSVLGVAGLLNAARAGRVTIANAVGNGVADDKLLYTYVPELIRYYLGEEPILPNVETYRLDDGPDVLAHVLDRLDQLVLKPVDGSGGSGIVIGSQASDEELARVREQIVFDPRGWIAQREVALSMVPTLIGNRLRARHVDLRPFAVNDGERVWVLPGGLTRVALPEGALVVNSSQGGGSKDTWILASPTATPHPDDAPVLADLTLGGVDPVPAAPTPDPGPGAAATSAQQQQQQQQEQRVREEEGRC, from the coding sequence ATGGCCGATCTGTTCGAGGACTACCACCTCGGCCCCGGCTGGGACGAGATGTTCGGCGAGCCCGGCATGCCCCGGGACACCTACGAGGCGTTGCACGCCACCCTGCAGCCGCTGTCCAGCGCCGAGCTGGGGGTGCGCGCCGACGTGCTCGCCCGCGCCTTCCTCGATCAGGGCATCACCTTCGCGCTCAAGGGCGTCGAGCGGCCGTTCCCGCTGGACATCGTGCCCCGGATCATCGCCGCCGACCAGTGGCGGACCGTCTCGGCCGGGGTCGCCCAGCGGGTACGCGCGTTGGAGGCGTTCCTGGCCGACATCTACGGCCCGGCCCGGGTGCTCGTCGACGGCATCGTGCCCCGCCGGCTGGTGGTGACCAGTGCGCACTTCCACCGGGAGGCGGCCGGCATCGTGCCGCACAACGGGGTCCGCATCCACGTCGCCGGGGTCGATCTGATCCGCGACGAGCAGGGCACCTTCCGGGTCCTGGAGGACAACGTACGGGTGCCCTCCGGGGTCAGTTACGTGATGGAGAACCGGCGGGCGATGGCCCACGTACTGCCGGAGGTCTTCGCCTCGACCCGGATCCAGCCGGTGGAGTCCTACCCGGCGCAACTGCTGCGGGCGTTGCGGGCCGCCGCGCCGGTCGGGGTCGCCGACCCGACGGTCGTCGTGCTCACCCCCGGGGTGCACAACTCGGCCTACTTCGAGCACGCGCTGCTGGCCCGAGAGATGGGGGTCGAGCTGGTCGAAGGACGGGACCTGGTCTGCGTCGGCAACGAGGTCGCGATGCGCACCACCGGCGGTGAGCACCGGGTCGACGTGATCTACCGGCGCATCGACGACGACTTCCTCGACCCGGTGCATTTCCGGGCAGACTCGGTGCTCGGCGTCGCCGGGCTGCTCAACGCCGCCCGCGCCGGCCGGGTCACCATCGCCAACGCGGTCGGCAACGGCGTCGCCGACGACAAGCTGCTCTACACGTACGTGCCGGAGCTGATCCGCTACTACCTCGGCGAGGAGCCGATCCTGCCCAACGTCGAGACGTACCGCCTCGACGACGGCCCGGACGTGCTCGCCCACGTCCTCGACCGGCTCGACCAGCTGGTGCTCAAACCGGTCGACGGCTCCGGCGGCTCCGGCATCGTGATCGGTTCGCAGGCCAGCGACGAGGAGCTGGCCCGGGTACGGGAGCAGATCGTGTTCGACCCGCGCGGCTGGATCGCCCAGCGGGAGGTGGCCCTGTCGATGGTGCCGACCCTGATCGGCAACCGGCTGCGGGCCCGGCACGTCGACCTGCGGCCGTTCGCGGTCAACGACGGCGAACGGGTCTGGGTGCTGCCCGGCGGCCTGACCCGGGTGGCGTTGCCGGAAGGTGCGCTGGTGGTCAACTCCAGCCAGGGCGGCGGCTCCAAGGACACCTGGATCCTGGCGTCGCCGACCGCGACCCCGCATCCGGACGACGCGCCGGTGCTGGCCGACCTGACCCTCGGCGGGGTCGATCCGGTCCCGGCGGCGCCGACCCCGGATCCGGGGCCGGGCGCCGCTGCGACCTCCGCCCAGCAACAGCAACAGCAACAACAGGAGCAGCGGGTACGCGAGGAGGAGGGTCGATGCTGA
- a CDS encoding GntR family transcriptional regulator, whose product MILSTPRLGGMAGYREIADALRSAIEQGELAPGAKVPTEHELAETYRVSRETVRRALADLRAAGVIESARAAGTRVAAAPVRLALTRYAAVADPDRARSSLGPWETACADQGVTGTVETVSVEHLPAPAHIAAHLDLPPGTTVVRRQRHHLADGHVAQLQEAWLPAALVAGTPLAGRGKVVGGVYAALTAAGVHLGTASEELSARPVTATERETLNMATVGWVLEVWRTTRDINGRPVESLHVVSDARRVRYVYDDLPLRSARADDRPGSGGDAGSD is encoded by the coding sequence GTGATCCTGTCCACGCCTAGACTTGGCGGCATGGCGGGCTACCGGGAGATCGCCGATGCGCTGCGGTCGGCGATCGAGCAGGGCGAGCTCGCGCCTGGCGCGAAAGTGCCCACCGAACACGAGCTCGCCGAGACCTACCGGGTGAGTCGTGAGACAGTCCGACGAGCGTTGGCCGATCTCCGAGCCGCCGGGGTGATCGAGTCGGCGCGAGCCGCCGGGACCCGCGTGGCGGCCGCACCGGTGCGGCTCGCACTGACCCGGTACGCGGCAGTGGCCGATCCGGACCGCGCCCGGTCAAGCCTCGGCCCGTGGGAGACAGCGTGCGCCGATCAGGGCGTGACCGGCACCGTCGAAACCGTGTCGGTGGAGCACCTGCCCGCGCCCGCGCACATAGCCGCTCACCTCGACCTGCCGCCTGGCACAACGGTGGTACGTCGGCAACGTCATCATCTTGCCGACGGTCATGTGGCCCAACTGCAGGAGGCTTGGCTACCTGCAGCACTGGTCGCCGGCACCCCGCTGGCGGGCCGGGGCAAGGTGGTCGGCGGCGTCTACGCCGCGCTGACTGCAGCCGGCGTCCACCTGGGCACCGCATCGGAGGAACTGTCGGCACGGCCGGTCACCGCCACGGAGCGGGAAACGCTGAACATGGCGACGGTCGGCTGGGTACTCGAGGTCTGGCGAACGACCCGGGACATCAACGGCCGACCGGTGGAGTCGCTGCACGTGGTGTCGGACGCGCGCCGGGTGCGGTACGTCTACGACGACCTGCCCCTCCGATCGGCGCGTGCCGATGATCGACCCGGATCAGGCGGGGACGCCGGCAGCGACTGA
- a CDS encoding DUF5615 family PIN-like protein, whose product MQILLDEDVPRQVVDVLKHVLRGHDVDHVHLIKWSGKPDDMVYRDARKAGYDAIVTNDAAQMADPDECREVKRSGLHRISYKQRHAGLHGLAVAVGSLVAAMPGVIDVLSNADGQRLVHITGIDPTRKRYEIIDPRRDPPRYWPR is encoded by the coding sequence ATGCAAATACTTCTTGACGAAGATGTCCCTCGTCAGGTCGTCGACGTGCTCAAGCACGTCCTGCGAGGTCACGACGTCGACCATGTTCATCTGATCAAGTGGTCCGGTAAGCCCGACGACATGGTCTACCGCGACGCGCGTAAAGCAGGGTACGACGCGATCGTCACCAACGACGCCGCCCAGATGGCCGACCCTGACGAGTGCCGCGAGGTCAAAAGGTCAGGCCTCCACCGGATCTCCTACAAACAACGACACGCTGGCCTCCATGGACTCGCCGTGGCCGTCGGAAGCCTCGTGGCCGCCATGCCGGGCGTGATCGACGTCCTGAGCAACGCGGACGGGCAACGGCTCGTCCACATCACGGGCATCGATCCGACCAGGAAGCGCTACGAGATCATCGATCCACGCCGGGACCCCCCACGCTACTGGCCGCGCTGA
- a CDS encoding DUF433 domain-containing protein, with product MAYEPRMASALSGATVGQLSYWRRGQDQILVPEISAERPILYSFRDIIALRAFVLLREKRPLQTIRRALNNLREIVEVDHLSRYKLVEQGRRSVALVQEDGEGAIDLVEKPGQQLTVIKLGDVLQSFPLGDMEVPNLTRPRQMISVKPTVRGGHPVIAGTRVGYELVAGLVRDGVPPQEVKDFYPGVTAAAARDAVSFADYVERTSRRKSA from the coding sequence ATGGCGTACGAACCGCGCATGGCTTCTGCGCTGTCCGGTGCCACCGTCGGGCAGCTGTCCTATTGGCGTCGAGGGCAGGACCAGATACTGGTCCCCGAGATCTCGGCCGAGCGGCCCATCCTGTATTCGTTTCGCGACATCATCGCCCTGCGCGCATTCGTCCTGCTGAGAGAGAAGCGGCCGCTGCAGACCATCCGGCGGGCACTGAACAATCTCCGCGAGATCGTTGAGGTCGATCACCTCTCCCGATACAAGCTTGTCGAGCAGGGTCGACGAAGTGTCGCGCTCGTTCAAGAGGACGGCGAAGGGGCGATCGACCTGGTCGAGAAACCTGGCCAGCAGCTGACTGTCATCAAGCTCGGCGACGTGCTCCAGTCCTTCCCGCTCGGAGACATGGAGGTCCCCAACTTGACCCGACCTCGCCAGATGATCTCCGTGAAGCCGACAGTTCGCGGCGGCCATCCGGTCATCGCTGGAACCCGCGTCGGCTATGAGCTGGTTGCAGGCCTTGTTCGGGACGGCGTACCGCCCCAGGAGGTCAAGGACTTCTATCCTGGCGTGACCGCAGCCGCAGCCCGCGATGCCGTCTCGTTCGCCGACTACGTAGAACGGACCTCCAGGCGGAAATCGGCATAA
- a CDS encoding NAD(P)H-quinone dehydrogenase has protein sequence MKRIVIIGGGPAGYEAALVAAQLHAEVTVVEADGAGGACVLSDCVPSKTFIASSEVVTGYRDTEEFGIDSEGLDAVTVDAAAVHARVKRLALAQSADVHSKLVKAGVTFVAGTARLGEDTLGHTHRVLVRPHDGDAEYAIEASTVLVATGATPRQLPTAVPDGERILTWRQVYDLPELPEHLIVVGSGVTGAEFASAYLAMGVPVTLVSSRDRVMPHEDADAAMAIEQVFRARGMTILNNSRAEAVTRTGDGGAGDGVEVRLADGRTVTGSHALIAVGSVPNTADLGLAEYGVSVAPSGHVPVDRVSRTNVPGIYAAGDCTGVLPLASVAAMQGRIAMWHALGEAVVPLRLRTVAANVFTDPELATVGVSQDEVDDGRVQARQVMLPLAGNARAKMADLRDGFVKLFCRPASGQIIGGVVVAPKASELIMPITVAVENHMTVSQLAHTITIYPSLSGSIAEAARQLMWHDEE, from the coding sequence TTGAAGCGGATAGTGATAATCGGTGGTGGCCCGGCCGGCTACGAGGCGGCCCTGGTCGCGGCCCAACTGCACGCCGAGGTCACGGTCGTCGAGGCCGACGGCGCCGGCGGGGCCTGCGTACTGTCCGACTGCGTCCCGTCCAAGACCTTCATCGCCAGCTCAGAAGTGGTGACCGGCTACCGGGACACCGAGGAGTTCGGGATCGACTCCGAAGGGCTCGACGCCGTGACCGTCGACGCCGCCGCGGTGCACGCCCGGGTCAAGCGACTCGCGCTCGCCCAGTCGGCCGACGTGCACAGCAAACTCGTGAAAGCCGGTGTGACGTTCGTCGCCGGTACCGCCCGACTTGGCGAGGACACGCTCGGTCACACTCACCGGGTGCTGGTCCGCCCGCATGACGGTGACGCAGAGTACGCAATCGAGGCGTCGACCGTACTGGTCGCCACCGGCGCGACGCCCCGGCAGTTGCCGACTGCGGTGCCCGACGGCGAACGGATCCTGACCTGGCGTCAGGTCTACGACCTGCCGGAGCTGCCCGAGCACCTGATCGTGGTCGGCTCCGGCGTGACTGGTGCCGAGTTCGCCAGCGCCTACCTGGCGATGGGGGTGCCGGTCACCCTGGTGTCGAGCCGGGACCGGGTGATGCCGCACGAGGACGCCGACGCCGCGATGGCGATCGAGCAGGTGTTCCGGGCGCGCGGCATGACGATCCTGAACAACTCGCGGGCCGAGGCGGTCACCCGGACCGGCGACGGCGGCGCGGGTGACGGCGTCGAGGTCCGGCTCGCCGACGGCCGTACGGTGACCGGCTCGCACGCCCTGATCGCCGTCGGTTCGGTGCCCAACACCGCCGATCTGGGGCTCGCCGAGTACGGCGTCTCCGTCGCGCCCAGCGGCCACGTGCCGGTCGACCGGGTGTCGCGGACCAACGTGCCGGGCATCTACGCCGCCGGCGACTGCACCGGGGTGCTGCCGCTGGCCAGCGTCGCCGCGATGCAGGGGCGGATCGCGATGTGGCACGCGCTCGGCGAGGCGGTGGTGCCGCTGCGGCTGCGTACAGTCGCGGCGAACGTCTTCACCGATCCGGAGCTGGCCACCGTCGGCGTCTCTCAGGACGAGGTCGACGACGGACGGGTGCAGGCCCGGCAGGTGATGCTGCCGCTGGCCGGCAACGCCCGGGCCAAGATGGCCGACCTGCGCGACGGGTTCGTCAAGCTGTTCTGCCGCCCGGCGAGCGGGCAGATCATCGGCGGGGTGGTGGTGGCGCCGAAGGCCAGCGAGTTGATCATGCCGATCACCGTCGCGGTCGAGAACCACATGACGGTCAGTCAGTTGGCGCACACAATCACAATTTATCCTTCGTTGTCCGGATCAATCGCTGAAGCCGCACGTCAGCTGATGTGGCATGACGAAGAGTAA
- a CDS encoding gamma-glutamylcyclotransferase, translating into MRHYAAYGSNLDPARMRAYCPHSPMVGTGWLEGWRLTFAGEGVIGWEGAVTTIVESPGDRVFVALYDVHPWDAAQLDEVEGALSGTYRRLTVRAVTLDGEITAWVYVFDGYEGGLPTAWYLSEIANAAEKAGAPDDYVAALRDRPTRTATA; encoded by the coding sequence GTGCGTCATTACGCCGCGTACGGCTCAAACCTCGACCCCGCACGAATGCGTGCTTACTGTCCGCATTCGCCCATGGTGGGTACCGGCTGGCTGGAAGGCTGGCGGCTCACCTTCGCCGGCGAGGGGGTGATCGGCTGGGAGGGGGCGGTCACCACCATCGTGGAGTCGCCCGGCGACCGGGTCTTCGTCGCACTCTACGACGTCCACCCCTGGGACGCCGCGCAGCTCGACGAGGTCGAGGGGGCGCTGTCGGGCACCTACCGGCGGCTGACCGTGCGGGCGGTCACCCTCGACGGCGAGATCACCGCCTGGGTGTACGTCTTCGACGGGTACGAGGGCGGGCTGCCCACCGCCTGGTACCTGTCCGAGATCGCCAACGCGGCGGAGAAGGCCGGTGCCCCGGACGACTACGTGGCGGCGCTGCGCGACCGGCCCACCCGTACCGCCACCGCCTGA
- a CDS encoding DUF4349 domain-containing protein translates to MTTKNKRIHRRVGHRGGVAVGVALLAGLLVLAGCSASEDSAGSTADMPQREVVGAAAPGPDGRPEGGAADDGADGGGSAPEEAAAGAGDRGGNAGPDAASPVDLRVGERSIIYSGSITVEVTDVAGKASEAATIASSVGGFVGRDQRSEYDDQGRATLELRVPAAEFDRVVDRLSRLGEELSRELSVQDVTEEVIDLDARITTQEARVRSGRALLAQAETLADLVMLEGELAKREADLASLQARKRGLADLVTLSRITVELVGPGTPPTAQEPQTGFLAGLAAGWGAFTASVRILVTVFGALLPWLVALGVPVLGLLWVLRTRRRRAGSAQTGPALPAAAGTTGSAAPATTATTSAAPPAPRPAAEESTPTSG, encoded by the coding sequence TTGACAACGAAGAACAAGCGTATTCACCGGCGGGTCGGGCACCGGGGCGGCGTCGCCGTCGGCGTGGCCCTGCTCGCCGGATTGCTGGTGCTGGCCGGTTGCTCGGCGTCGGAGGACTCGGCGGGCAGTACGGCGGACATGCCGCAGCGGGAGGTGGTCGGAGCGGCGGCTCCGGGCCCGGACGGCCGGCCGGAGGGCGGCGCGGCCGACGACGGCGCCGACGGTGGCGGCAGCGCACCGGAGGAGGCAGCGGCGGGTGCGGGCGACCGCGGCGGCAACGCCGGCCCGGACGCCGCCAGCCCGGTCGACCTGCGGGTCGGCGAGCGGTCGATCATCTACTCGGGGTCGATCACCGTCGAGGTGACCGATGTCGCCGGCAAGGCCAGCGAGGCGGCGACGATCGCGTCGTCGGTGGGCGGCTTCGTCGGCCGCGACCAGCGGTCCGAGTACGACGATCAGGGCCGCGCCACGTTGGAGCTACGGGTGCCGGCGGCCGAGTTCGACCGGGTGGTCGACCGGCTGTCCCGCCTCGGTGAGGAGCTCAGCCGCGAGTTGAGCGTGCAGGACGTCACCGAGGAGGTGATCGACCTGGACGCCCGGATCACCACCCAGGAGGCCCGGGTCCGCAGCGGACGGGCCCTGCTCGCCCAGGCCGAGACCCTCGCAGACCTGGTGATGCTGGAGGGCGAACTCGCCAAGCGGGAGGCCGATCTGGCGTCGCTGCAGGCGAGGAAGCGTGGGCTGGCGGACCTGGTGACGTTGTCCCGGATCACCGTCGAGCTGGTGGGGCCGGGCACGCCGCCGACGGCGCAGGAGCCGCAGACCGGGTTCCTGGCCGGGCTGGCCGCAGGCTGGGGAGCGTTCACCGCCTCGGTACGGATCCTGGTGACCGTGTTCGGGGCGTTGCTGCCCTGGCTGGTGGCGCTCGGCGTACCGGTGCTGGGGTTGCTCTGGGTGCTGCGGACCCGGCGCCGCCGGGCCGGGTCGGCGCAGACCGGACCGGCGCTGCCCGCAGCGGCGGGCACGACCGGGTCAGCCGCCCCGGCGACGACCGCGACCACGTCGGCGGCACCGCCGGCACCGCGTCCGGCGGCGGAGGAGTCGACCCCGACGTCGGGGTGA
- a CDS encoding amidohydrolase: MTSALTLPTGSEMASSWPDPLPGAHPLPAGLDQLLDVRGPELIATRRHLHAHPELSGHEFETAAFISHQLATMGLTPRLLPKGNGVICDIDAGPAGSPVTALRADIDALPLTDVKDVPYRSTVADACHACGHDVHTTVLLGTALLLAQLAERGVLRQRVRLIFQPAEEILPCGSLEVIAAGGLADVEQIFALHCDPNLPVGKVGLRVGPITAAADNISVRLTGPGGHTARPHLTVDLVNALGRLVTEVPALVNRRVPANSGLLLVFGQASAGTQYNVIPNEASAAGTLRVLDRPTWDAAPDIVTQIIREVVAPTGATVDVEYLRGRPPVVNDARAIDVLTAATTAALGPAAVADTPQSMGGEDFSWYLEYVPGALARLGVGRTEPGSDLHRASFDVDERAIAVGVRLLVHTVLQSSAAAD, encoded by the coding sequence GTGACGAGTGCGTTGACGTTGCCCACCGGCAGCGAGATGGCGTCGTCCTGGCCCGATCCACTGCCAGGTGCCCACCCCCTGCCGGCCGGACTGGACCAGTTGCTCGATGTACGCGGACCGGAGCTGATCGCCACCCGGCGGCACCTGCACGCCCACCCTGAGCTGTCCGGTCACGAATTCGAGACCGCCGCTTTCATCTCCCACCAGCTCGCCACGATGGGCCTCACCCCCCGGCTGCTGCCCAAGGGCAACGGTGTCATCTGCGACATCGACGCCGGCCCCGCCGGCAGCCCGGTGACCGCGCTGCGCGCCGACATCGACGCGCTGCCGCTGACCGACGTCAAGGACGTGCCGTACCGGTCGACCGTGGCCGACGCCTGCCACGCCTGCGGCCACGACGTGCACACCACCGTCCTGCTCGGCACGGCGCTGCTGCTGGCCCAACTGGCCGAGCGCGGCGTACTGCGCCAGCGGGTCCGCCTGATCTTCCAGCCGGCGGAGGAGATCCTGCCCTGCGGCTCGCTGGAGGTCATCGCCGCCGGCGGCCTGGCCGACGTCGAGCAGATCTTCGCCCTGCACTGCGACCCCAACCTGCCGGTCGGCAAGGTCGGCCTGCGGGTCGGGCCGATCACCGCCGCGGCCGACAACATCAGCGTCCGGCTCACCGGACCCGGCGGACACACCGCCCGCCCGCACCTGACCGTCGACCTGGTCAACGCGCTCGGCCGCCTCGTCACCGAGGTGCCGGCGCTGGTCAACCGCCGGGTCCCGGCCAACTCCGGCCTGCTGCTGGTCTTCGGGCAGGCCTCCGCCGGCACCCAGTACAACGTCATCCCGAACGAGGCCAGCGCCGCCGGCACCCTGCGGGTGCTGGACCGCCCCACCTGGGACGCGGCCCCGGACATCGTCACCCAGATCATCCGCGAGGTGGTCGCGCCGACCGGGGCGACCGTCGACGTCGAGTACCTGCGCGGGCGGCCACCGGTGGTCAACGACGCCCGGGCGATCGACGTACTCACTGCGGCCACCACCGCCGCGCTCGGCCCGGCGGCCGTCGCGGACACCCCGCAGAGCATGGGTGGCGAGGACTTCTCCTGGTACCTGGAGTACGTGCCCGGCGCACTCGCCCGGCTCGGGGTCGGGCGGACCGAACCCGGCAGCGACCTGCACCGGGCGTCGTTCGACGTGGACGAGCGGGCGATCGCCGTCGGCGTCCGCCTGCTCGTGCACACCGTCCTGCAGTCGTCGGCCGCGGCCGACTGA